A region from the Sulfitobacter sp. D7 genome encodes:
- a CDS encoding phosphotransferase: protein MTEVGITPEGGLPPLLSGVLVEESGNKTDLLAQDPPAFDAARAAEVALQRYGVSGEIKPLAAEKDANFLITLPTGQQALLKITNAAEERAVTDMQTAALMHLASADPDLPVQRICASLNGKAAEVATAADGQPHVVRLMTFLGGTVLSNATPRPGLHRALGDFHARVTLGLRGFFHPAGGHFLQWDIKQAGHLRPLLADVQDAALRAQLGRTLDHFDAEVAPQLPHLRAQVVHNDFNPHNILVDGPEARHPVGLIDFGDMVHTPLACDLAVACSYQLGQGAEPLQNVCEMVAGFAARLPLEAEEIALLPSLIRLRHATTLAIGASRARRYPDNAPYILRNAAASQRGLAALDQIGDAAAIKALHRAAGTE, encoded by the coding sequence ATGACCGAGGTCGGGATCACGCCTGAGGGCGGCCTGCCCCCGCTCCTGAGTGGCGTGTTGGTCGAAGAGAGCGGCAACAAAACCGACCTGCTTGCGCAAGACCCGCCCGCCTTTGACGCGGCACGGGCGGCTGAGGTCGCCTTGCAGCGCTATGGGGTGTCGGGTGAGATCAAGCCTCTCGCGGCGGAAAAGGATGCAAACTTCCTGATCACCCTGCCCACCGGGCAACAGGCGCTGCTGAAGATCACCAATGCCGCCGAAGAGCGTGCCGTGACCGATATGCAGACCGCAGCCCTGATGCATCTGGCCTCTGCTGATCCCGATCTGCCGGTGCAGCGCATCTGCGCCAGCCTCAATGGCAAGGCGGCCGAGGTTGCCACAGCGGCTGACGGTCAGCCCCATGTCGTGCGGCTCATGACCTTCCTTGGCGGCACTGTCCTCAGCAATGCCACGCCGCGCCCCGGCCTGCACCGCGCCTTGGGGGATTTTCACGCGCGGGTCACCCTTGGTCTGCGCGGTTTTTTCCATCCGGCGGGGGGGCATTTCCTGCAGTGGGACATCAAACAGGCGGGCCATCTGCGCCCGCTGCTGGCGGATGTGCAAGACGCCGCCCTGCGCGCCCAACTGGGGCGAACCCTCGATCACTTTGATGCAGAAGTCGCGCCCCAGCTTCCACATCTGCGGGCACAGGTCGTTCATAACGACTTCAATCCGCACAATATTCTGGTCGATGGGCCGGAGGCCCGGCATCCCGTCGGGCTGATTGATTTCGGTGACATGGTGCATACGCCGCTGGCCTGCGATCTGGCGGTGGCTTGCTCCTATCAACTCGGCCAAGGCGCTGAGCCGCTACAAAACGTCTGCGAGATGGTCGCGGGCTTTGCCGCACGGCTGCCGCTGGAGGCCGAGGAAATCGCGCTTCTGCCCAGTCTGATCCGCCTGCGCCATGCCACCACCTTGGCAATCGGCGCTTCCCGCGCCCGGCGCTATCCCGACAACGCCCCCTATATCCTGCGCAACGCCGCCGCCTCGCAACGCGGGCTGGCAGCACTCGACCAAATTGGCGACGCCGCCGCGATCAAAGCCCTGCACCGTGCGGCGGGAACGGAGTGA
- a CDS encoding ArgE/DapE family deacylase: MTLDPDLKSRILQAVEDGFAEQVSFTQQLVQTPSLRGHEHAIQDLLFRNLQSRGYAMDRFKMDRAAIEAHPGGSKYSDDHSDAPIVVGIHRPRDEAGRSLILQSHLDVVPEGLHDMWDDPPYSAKIDGDWMYGRGAGDMKAGAAANIFALDALRRIGLQPAATVYVQSVVEEESTGNGALQTFLQGYTADAVFIPEPEEEMLVRANTGVIWFQVQVRGVPVHVREMGEGANAIDAATRVMTALREMEEDWNAEKGDHPHFEDEAHPINLNIGKIEGGDWASSVPSWCNIDCRVSIYPGRSAEDAAREITERVKAFAQTDNFLSNNPPEVVFNGFHAEGYVLEPGSEAEAVLERAHEDAIGAPLQSFMTAGYLDTRVYALYNKIPALCYGPKSRNIHGINESVSLSSVKKITQAMALFIAEWCGTEDITP, from the coding sequence ATGACCCTCGATCCTGATCTGAAATCCCGCATCCTTCAGGCTGTCGAAGATGGCTTCGCTGAGCAAGTGAGCTTTACCCAACAACTCGTGCAGACCCCTTCGCTGCGCGGCCATGAACATGCGATCCAAGACCTGCTGTTTCGCAACCTGCAAAGCCGTGGCTACGCGATGGACCGTTTCAAGATGGACCGCGCCGCGATTGAGGCGCACCCCGGCGGCTCGAAATACTCTGACGATCACTCCGACGCCCCCATCGTCGTGGGCATCCACCGCCCGCGCGATGAGGCGGGCCGCTCGCTGATCCTGCAATCGCATCTCGACGTGGTGCCCGAAGGGCTGCACGACATGTGGGATGATCCGCCCTACTCGGCCAAGATCGACGGCGACTGGATGTATGGCCGGGGCGCAGGCGATATGAAGGCGGGTGCTGCGGCGAATATCTTTGCCCTAGACGCGCTGCGCCGCATTGGGCTGCAACCAGCGGCGACCGTCTATGTGCAGTCCGTGGTCGAGGAGGAATCCACCGGCAACGGCGCCCTGCAGACTTTCCTGCAAGGCTACACCGCAGATGCGGTTTTCATCCCCGAGCCGGAAGAAGAGATGTTGGTGCGCGCCAATACCGGCGTCATCTGGTTTCAGGTGCAGGTGCGCGGCGTACCCGTCCATGTGCGCGAGATGGGCGAAGGCGCCAACGCCATCGACGCGGCCACGCGCGTGATGACCGCCCTGCGTGAGATGGAGGAGGACTGGAACGCCGAGAAAGGCGACCACCCGCATTTTGAAGACGAAGCCCATCCGATCAACCTCAACATCGGCAAGATTGAAGGCGGCGATTGGGCGTCATCGGTGCCGTCATGGTGCAATATCGATTGCCGCGTTTCCATCTATCCGGGCCGAAGCGCCGAGGATGCCGCGCGCGAGATTACCGAGCGGGTCAAAGCCTTTGCCCAGACCGACAACTTCCTGTCCAACAACCCGCCCGAAGTGGTCTTTAACGGCTTTCACGCCGAAGGCTATGTGCTGGAGCCGGGCAGCGAGGCCGAAGCGGTGCTGGAACGCGCCCACGAAGACGCCATCGGCGCGCCGCTGCAGTCTTTCATGACGGCGGGCTATCTCGATACACGGGTCTATGCGCTGTATAACAAGATACCGGCGCTTTGTTACGGGCCGAAGTCGCGCAACATCCACGGGATCAACGAGTCCGTCAGCCTGAGTTCGGTCAAGAAAATTACCCAAGCCATGGCGCTGTTTATCGCCGAATGGTGCGGGACCGAGGACATCACTCCATGA
- a CDS encoding acetolactate synthase large subunit — MSKTPKEMNGAESVVRSLHAGGVEVCFANPGTSEMQFVDALDRTKLMRCVLGLFEGVVTGAADGYARMAGKPAVTLLHLAPGFANAAANLHNARKARVPMVNLVGDHALRHQKYDAPLSADVEGACAPFSDWVRSGRDAGSFAADAMTALAVAQSKPGKVATLIAPADIGWDAGGKMAEAVAPAAPAPLDERALDAAINALESGEKTVLLVGSAVLESQEAMALLHGIAEKTGADILAPTSNRRMERGQGRFAINKVPYPINAALECLAPYSRAILIETPPPVAFFAYPGKPSLLLPVDCHTVTLAAVDADGSTALAALADRIGAKPATPRDHERPAAPQAGGITLQNLGAALANALPEDAIVVDEAVSSGGATFPAGDSAAPNTWLALTGGSIGIGIPLSAGAAIACPDRPVITLQADGSAMYTIQGLWTQARENSNVTTIILANQSYEILKGELHNVGAQPGPEALSMLNLDRPQLDFVAMAKGMGVPGKRVEDVTELMRAIEDAAKEPGPFLIEAML; from the coding sequence ATGAGCAAGACACCCAAAGAGATGAATGGCGCTGAAAGCGTTGTCCGCAGCCTGCACGCGGGCGGGGTGGAGGTCTGTTTCGCCAATCCCGGCACCTCCGAGATGCAGTTTGTCGACGCGCTGGACCGGACCAAACTGATGCGCTGCGTCTTGGGCCTGTTCGAAGGCGTGGTGACCGGTGCCGCCGATGGCTATGCGCGCATGGCCGGGAAACCGGCAGTGACCCTGCTGCACCTCGCGCCCGGTTTTGCCAACGCCGCCGCCAACCTGCACAACGCCCGCAAGGCACGGGTGCCGATGGTGAACCTTGTGGGCGACCACGCGCTGCGGCACCAAAAGTATGACGCGCCCCTCTCGGCAGATGTCGAAGGCGCCTGTGCGCCCTTCAGCGATTGGGTGCGTTCGGGCCGGGATGCTGGCAGCTTTGCGGCGGATGCGATGACCGCCCTCGCCGTGGCGCAAAGCAAGCCCGGCAAGGTCGCCACACTGATCGCCCCTGCGGACATCGGCTGGGACGCGGGCGGCAAGATGGCCGAGGCCGTGGCCCCCGCTGCCCCTGCCCCGCTGGATGAACGCGCGCTAGATGCCGCGATCAACGCTTTGGAGAGCGGTGAGAAAACCGTGCTGCTGGTCGGCAGCGCGGTGCTGGAAAGCCAAGAAGCGATGGCCCTACTGCACGGCATCGCAGAAAAGACCGGGGCCGACATCCTCGCGCCCACCTCGAACCGCCGGATGGAGCGCGGACAGGGCCGCTTTGCGATCAACAAAGTCCCCTACCCGATCAACGCGGCCCTTGAATGCCTTGCCCCCTACAGCCGCGCGATCCTGATTGAGACGCCGCCCCCCGTGGCCTTCTTTGCCTATCCCGGCAAGCCGAGCCTGCTGCTGCCGGTCGATTGCCACACCGTCACATTGGCCGCCGTCGATGCGGACGGCTCCACGGCTTTGGCCGCACTCGCAGACCGCATCGGCGCGAAACCCGCCACCCCGCGCGACCACGAACGACCCGCCGCACCGCAGGCAGGCGGCATCACCCTGCAAAACCTCGGCGCGGCCTTGGCGAACGCATTGCCCGAAGATGCGATTGTGGTGGATGAAGCCGTCTCCTCCGGCGGAGCCACCTTCCCCGCGGGCGACAGTGCGGCGCCGAACACGTGGCTGGCCCTGACCGGCGGGTCCATCGGCATCGGTATCCCGCTTTCTGCCGGAGCGGCCATCGCCTGCCCCGACCGTCCGGTCATCACGCTGCAGGCAGATGGCTCGGCCATGTACACCATCCAAGGACTCTGGACCCAAGCGCGCGAGAACTCCAACGTCACCACGATCATCCTCGCCAACCAGTCCTATGAGATCCTCAAGGGCGAATTGCACAACGTCGGCGCGCAGCCCGGCCCCGAGGCGCTGAGCATGCTGAACCTCGACCGTCCGCAACTGGATTTCGTCGCCATGGCCAAGGGCATGGGCGTGCCGGGCAAACGGGTCGAAGACGTGACCGAGCTGATGCGCGCCATCGAAGACGCGGCGAAAGAACCCGGCCCCTTCCTCATCGAAGCGATGCTGTAA
- a CDS encoding histone deacetylase family protein — MKVFFDERQLGHAPTHYFRRGAAMPHQEQPQRAEILRDMLIGEGFEIAKPHDHGLAPIKAVHNPDYVDFLPDAHARFVESAGPEALAIPTMHPGVRRGKEPKDIHGQLGWWMTDTSTPLTEGSWDAAYWSAQTAVEAAETVAAGARAAYALCRPPGHHAMRDCANGFCFFNNACIAAEHLTQTYKKVALIDIDVHTGNGSLDILYERGDIFFCSLHPDPATYPTFYLGHADETGEGDGAGKSLNLLLEQGASQDDVLALLDKGIAAIRDFGAEALVVSLGFDMAADDPLAAVNVYPDGFAEMARRLAALNLPTALIQEGGYLGPSLADNAKSFLTTFREATA; from the coding sequence ATGAAAGTCTTTTTCGACGAACGCCAGCTTGGCCACGCACCGACCCACTACTTTCGGCGCGGCGCGGCCATGCCGCATCAAGAACAGCCACAACGTGCTGAAATTCTACGCGATATGTTAATCGGCGAAGGGTTTGAGATTGCCAAACCCCACGACCACGGGCTTGCCCCGATCAAGGCGGTGCACAACCCCGATTACGTTGATTTCCTGCCCGACGCCCATGCCCGCTTCGTCGAAAGCGCGGGGCCAGAGGCGCTGGCCATTCCCACCATGCACCCCGGCGTGCGGCGCGGCAAAGAACCCAAAGACATTCACGGCCAGTTGGGCTGGTGGATGACCGACACATCGACCCCGCTGACCGAAGGGTCATGGGACGCGGCCTATTGGTCGGCCCAAACCGCCGTGGAGGCCGCCGAGACCGTGGCGGCCGGTGCCCGCGCCGCCTATGCGCTTTGCCGTCCGCCCGGCCACCACGCGATGCGCGATTGCGCGAACGGGTTTTGCTTTTTCAACAACGCCTGCATTGCGGCGGAGCATCTGACCCAGACCTACAAAAAGGTCGCACTGATCGATATCGACGTGCACACCGGCAATGGCTCGCTCGACATCCTCTATGAACGCGGCGACATCTTCTTCTGCTCGCTGCACCCCGACCCGGCCACCTACCCCACCTTCTACCTTGGCCATGCGGATGAAACGGGCGAAGGCGACGGGGCGGGCAAATCGCTGAACCTGCTGCTGGAACAGGGCGCGAGCCAAGATGACGTGCTGGCCTTGCTCGACAAAGGCATCGCCGCGATCCGTGATTTCGGAGCCGAGGCGCTCGTGGTCTCACTGGGTTTTGACATGGCCGCCGATGATCCGCTGGCCGCCGTAAACGTCTACCCCGACGGCTTTGCCGAAATGGCGCGGCGCTTGGCGGCGCTCAACCTTCCCACAGCATTGATCCAAGAGGGCGGCTACCTTGGCCCCTCCCTTGCCGATAACGCAAAATCATTTCTCACGACATTCCGCGAGGCCACAGCATGA
- a CDS encoding GntR family transcriptional regulator, with protein MAEISQVSLGDAIYDRVCQDLVEGKLRPNEKVTIRGLAERLGTSSTPVRDAVQRLLRDEALIQRSMRDVRVPVLTEAQYLEIASIRRELEGFAAGRAAEMVGPKEIRRLKKIVERNEAAAVAGRWPQAVKYNQEFHFALVEAAEMPILLAILSGLWLRMGPLIAGYYAREQLGLVRHHQAIIAACESRDPAAAAAEMRADIDDAKEGIIRYIQSFTIDE; from the coding sequence ATGGCCGAGATCAGTCAAGTTTCATTGGGCGATGCGATCTATGATCGGGTCTGTCAGGACTTGGTGGAAGGCAAGCTGCGCCCGAATGAAAAGGTCACCATTCGCGGGTTGGCTGAGCGGTTGGGCACCAGTTCGACGCCAGTGCGCGACGCGGTGCAGCGGCTCTTGCGGGATGAGGCTTTGATCCAGCGCAGCATGCGCGACGTGCGCGTGCCGGTGCTGACAGAGGCGCAGTATCTTGAGATCGCAAGCATCCGGCGCGAGTTGGAGGGGTTCGCCGCAGGCCGCGCCGCCGAGATGGTGGGCCCCAAGGAAATCCGCCGCCTGAAAAAGATCGTGGAGCGGAATGAGGCCGCAGCCGTGGCCGGGCGTTGGCCGCAAGCGGTCAAGTACAATCAGGAGTTCCACTTTGCATTGGTGGAGGCGGCTGAGATGCCGATCCTGCTGGCGATACTCAGCGGGCTGTGGCTGCGCATGGGGCCGCTGATTGCCGGGTACTATGCGCGGGAGCAACTGGGGCTGGTCCGGCATCATCAGGCGATCATTGCCGCCTGTGAAAGTCGCGATCCTGCGGCGGCTGCCGCGGAGATGCGCGCAGACATAGATGACGCAAAGGAGGGGATCATCAGATACATCCAATCGTTCACCATAGACGAATGA
- a CDS encoding ABC transporter substrate-binding protein, producing the protein MGIYMLHTTKLTAAVLALALAGPLAAQDGEPKSGGTLNVVIQPEPPSLMIGLVQNGPTQMVGGDIYESLLRYDFDLKPEGQLAESWEISEDGKTYTFKLREGVVFHDGEPFTSADVEFSMDKFLRESHSRMRTYMEHVESIETPDDHTVVFNLKQPFGPFIGIFEPGTAPMIPKHIYEGTDFANNEANNTPIGTGPFKFDEWEKGSFIHLVKNEDYYMEGKPYVDEVYYHVIPDAASRAVAYETGKVDVLPGGSVENFDVARIQAMDNTCITDKGWEYFGPLSWMWVNNDNKPLDDVKVRKAIMHGVDRQFAKDALWNGLGKVSTGPLSSSTRFYDGETPDITFDPEKAKALLEESSYDGETIRILGLPYGETWQRWAEAVKQNLSEIGMTTEIVPSDVAGWNQKVADRDYDLAFTYLYQYGDPALGVSRTYMGDNAAPGSPWNNVASYQNAETDKLFAEAALMASPEERKAAYKEIQDKIVEDVPNIWLLELGFPTIYRCDVKNPVNTAFGVNDGFRDVWLDK; encoded by the coding sequence ATGGGGATTTACATGCTACACACCACTAAATTAACCGCAGCCGTTCTGGCGCTGGCACTGGCCGGGCCACTGGCCGCGCAGGATGGCGAACCAAAGTCCGGCGGCACGCTCAACGTTGTGATCCAGCCCGAACCGCCCAGCCTGATGATCGGCCTTGTGCAGAACGGCCCGACACAGATGGTCGGCGGCGATATTTATGAAAGCCTGCTGCGCTATGATTTCGATCTGAAACCCGAAGGCCAATTGGCTGAATCTTGGGAGATTTCAGAGGACGGCAAGACCTATACCTTCAAGCTTCGCGAAGGCGTGGTTTTCCATGATGGAGAACCGTTCACCTCGGCGGATGTCGAATTCTCCATGGATAAGTTCCTGCGCGAAAGCCATTCGCGGATGCGCACCTATATGGAGCATGTCGAGAGCATCGAGACGCCCGACGATCACACGGTTGTCTTTAACCTAAAGCAGCCCTTCGGCCCCTTCATCGGTATCTTTGAGCCCGGCACCGCGCCGATGATCCCAAAGCACATCTACGAAGGCACGGATTTCGCCAACAATGAGGCGAACAACACGCCCATCGGCACCGGCCCGTTCAAGTTCGACGAATGGGAAAAGGGCAGCTTCATCCATCTGGTGAAGAACGAAGACTACTACATGGAGGGCAAGCCCTACGTCGACGAAGTCTATTACCACGTGATCCCCGATGCGGCCTCGCGCGCGGTGGCCTATGAGACCGGCAAGGTCGATGTGCTGCCCGGCGGCTCGGTCGAAAACTTCGACGTGGCGCGCATTCAGGCGATGGACAACACCTGCATCACCGACAAAGGCTGGGAATACTTTGGCCCGCTGTCTTGGATGTGGGTGAACAACGACAACAAGCCGCTCGACGATGTGAAGGTGCGCAAGGCGATCATGCATGGCGTCGACCGCCAGTTCGCCAAGGACGCGCTGTGGAATGGTTTGGGCAAGGTCTCGACCGGACCCCTGTCGTCTTCCACACGGTTCTATGATGGTGAGACACCGGACATCACCTTTGACCCGGAAAAGGCCAAGGCCCTGCTGGAAGAAAGCAGCTATGACGGCGAAACCATCCGCATTCTTGGTCTGCCTTATGGTGAGACTTGGCAGCGCTGGGCCGAAGCGGTCAAACAAAACCTGAGCGAGATCGGCATGACGACCGAGATTGTGCCCTCGGACGTAGCGGGTTGGAACCAGAAGGTCGCAGACCGCGACTATGATCTCGCCTTTACCTACCTCTACCAATACGGCGATCCCGCACTCGGCGTTTCGCGGACCTATATGGGCGACAATGCCGCCCCCGGTTCGCCTTGGAATAACGTGGCAAGCTATCAAAACGCCGAGACGGACAAGCTGTTTGCCGAAGCGGCGCTGATGGCCAGCCCCGAAGAGCGCAAGGCGGCTTATAAGGAAATCCAAGACAAGATCGTCGAAGACGTGCCGAACATTTGGCTCTTGGAACTGGGTTTCCCCACGATCTACCGCTGTGACGTCAAAAACCCTGTTAACACCGCCTTTGGCGTGAACGACGGTTTCCGCGACGTGTGGCTCGACAAGTAA
- a CDS encoding ABC transporter permease yields the protein MIRFILGRLVKAVFILLAILVFNFLLIHAAPGDPAAVMAGEAGAADEKFLADLRARFGLDQPLYMQLWLYIKGAVQLDLGYSFRQQMPVAEMIGDRLPATLLLTGVAFVLSLVLGVTAGVAASARQGRWGDTLISTFALLFYATPLFWVALMATLVFSVWLEWLPGFGYSTIGAGYTGMAHVLDVAKHLVLPASTLGLFFTAIYMRMTRASMLEVSRLDFVKTARAKGLTRGVIQRRHILRNALLPVITLAGLQAGQIFGGAILTETVFAWPGIGRLMFEAINQRDYNVILGVFYISAAMVLLFNLITDVIYVIVDPRIRLTT from the coding sequence GTGATACGTTTCATATTGGGCAGGTTGGTCAAGGCGGTGTTTATCCTGCTGGCGATCCTTGTCTTCAATTTCCTGCTGATCCATGCGGCACCGGGTGACCCTGCGGCGGTCATGGCGGGCGAAGCCGGGGCGGCGGATGAGAAATTCCTTGCAGATCTGCGGGCGCGTTTCGGGCTGGACCAACCGCTCTACATGCAGCTTTGGCTCTATATCAAAGGCGCGGTGCAGCTTGATCTGGGCTATTCCTTCCGCCAGCAGATGCCGGTGGCCGAGATGATCGGCGACCGTCTGCCAGCGACGCTTTTGCTGACCGGCGTGGCCTTTGTGCTGTCGCTGGTCTTGGGTGTGACCGCCGGTGTCGCGGCCTCGGCCCGGCAGGGGCGGTGGGGTGACACGCTTATTTCGACCTTCGCGCTGCTGTTTTATGCCACGCCGCTGTTCTGGGTGGCGCTGATGGCGACGCTGGTGTTTTCAGTCTGGCTCGAATGGTTGCCGGGCTTTGGCTACTCGACCATTGGCGCGGGCTATACCGGTATGGCCCATGTGCTGGACGTGGCCAAACACCTCGTCCTCCCGGCCTCTACCTTGGGGCTGTTCTTTACCGCGATTTATATGCGCATGACGCGAGCTTCGATGCTGGAAGTGTCGCGGCTCGATTTCGTCAAAACCGCCCGTGCCAAGGGGCTGACCCGCGGCGTGATCCAGCGGCGCCACATCCTGCGCAACGCGCTTTTGCCGGTCATCACGCTGGCCGGGCTTCAGGCGGGGCAGATCTTTGGCGGGGCGATCCTGACCGAGACCGTCTTTGCATGGCCCGGCATCGGGCGGCTGATGTTCGAGGCGATCAACCAGCGAGATTACAACGTGATCCTTGGGGTCTTTTACATCTCGGCGGCCATGGTGCTGCTGTTCAACCTGATCACGGATGTCATCTATGTCATTGTTGATCCGCGGATAAGGCTGACAACATGA
- a CDS encoding ABC transporter permease, which produces MMSFWKRFSYNRGAVIGLVILTFVVAAAILAPILFPQSPWKMVQRPFLPPFTQDGLMLGTDALGRNVLAGLAHGAYVSLLVGLVSTIVALAIGVPVGAAAGYFAGRIDDALMRFTEFFQTIPSFALAIVLLAIFQPSLTFVIIAISIVSWPPVARLVRGEVLSLRTREFVEAASLSGLGNLQIITRHILPNALPPIIVLASLMVAQAILLESSLSFLGLGDPNIMSWGYMIGAARTVIRTAWWLSFLPGMAILLTVLALNLIGEGLNDALNPRLTRKSE; this is translated from the coding sequence ATGATGAGCTTTTGGAAACGTTTTAGCTATAACCGGGGCGCGGTCATTGGTCTGGTCATCCTGACCTTCGTCGTGGCCGCTGCCATCCTCGCGCCCATCCTTTTCCCGCAAAGCCCGTGGAAAATGGTGCAGCGTCCCTTCCTGCCGCCGTTTACCCAAGACGGGCTGATGTTGGGCACAGATGCGCTTGGCCGCAATGTGCTGGCAGGGCTGGCCCATGGCGCTTATGTGAGCCTGCTGGTCGGGCTGGTCTCGACCATCGTGGCGTTGGCCATCGGGGTGCCGGTCGGAGCGGCGGCGGGGTATTTCGCGGGGCGGATTGATGATGCGCTCATGCGCTTTACCGAGTTCTTTCAGACCATCCCCAGCTTCGCCTTGGCGATCGTGCTCTTGGCGATCTTTCAGCCCAGCCTGACTTTCGTGATCATCGCGATCTCCATCGTGTCATGGCCCCCGGTGGCGCGTCTGGTGCGGGGCGAGGTGCTGTCGCTCAGAACCCGCGAGTTTGTCGAGGCGGCAAGCCTGTCGGGCCTCGGCAACCTTCAGATCATCACCCGCCACATCCTGCCCAACGCGCTGCCGCCCATTATCGTGCTGGCCTCGCTCATGGTGGCGCAGGCGATCTTGCTGGAAAGCTCGCTGTCCTTTCTGGGGCTGGGCGATCCGAACATCATGTCTTGGGGCTATATGATCGGGGCCGCGCGGACTGTGATCCGCACCGCATGGTGGCTGTCGTTCCTGCCGGGGATGGCGATCCTTTTGACCGTGCTGGCGCTGAACCTGATCGGCGAGGGCCTGAACGACGCGCTGAACCCGCGATTGACGAGGAAATCCGAATGA
- a CDS encoding ABC transporter ATP-binding protein, giving the protein MTLLSIRDLSIALPVGADRLYAAKDINFDLAPGEILCIVGESGSGKSMSANAVMGLLPQGVEPDKGSITFDGQSILGLSEKEMLKLRGSRISMIFQEPLSALNPLMRIGAQIAEVFEAHGALNSSERRARALKLLEEVGIPDPRAAIRAYPFQLSGGQRQRVMIAMALALEPDILIADEPTTALDVTTQAQILTLIEDLRRKRGMAVIFITHDFGVVADIADRVIVMKKGEIVEAGPAQEVLLKPQHPYTRALIDAIPRLTQTDAPKQVERAPLLKVEGLQKTFSTGSGTLFGKRRVVKAVQDVSFELYAGETIGIVGESGSGKSTVGRCLVRLLDPDGGRVLMDDVDIAHMSGAELRAQRRKLQMIFQDPFSSLNPRARVSRILTEGLIAYDTPVKEAKAKARELLELVGLDESAMKRFPHEFSGGQRQRIGIARALALEPSIIIADEAVSALDVSIQAQVLDLLAELKTRLNLSMLFITHDLRVAARICDRIIVMQKGQIVEAGPVSKVLHDPDTAYTRSLLDAIPGQDYERALAAAD; this is encoded by the coding sequence ATGACCCTGCTTAGCATCCGTGATCTGTCTATCGCTTTGCCCGTGGGGGCGGACCGGCTCTATGCCGCCAAAGACATCAACTTTGACCTCGCACCGGGGGAGATCCTCTGCATCGTTGGCGAAAGCGGGTCGGGCAAATCCATGTCGGCCAATGCGGTGATGGGGCTGCTGCCGCAAGGTGTTGAACCCGACAAGGGCAGCATCACCTTTGACGGCCAGTCGATCCTCGGCCTGTCTGAGAAAGAGATGTTGAAGCTGCGCGGCAGCCGCATTTCGATGATCTTTCAGGAACCCCTCAGCGCGCTGAACCCGCTGATGCGGATCGGCGCGCAGATCGCTGAGGTGTTTGAGGCGCATGGCGCGCTCAACAGCTCGGAACGGCGTGCGCGGGCGTTGAAACTGTTGGAGGAGGTCGGCATTCCCGACCCGCGAGCGGCGATCCGGGCCTATCCCTTCCAACTGTCGGGCGGGCAGCGGCAGCGGGTGATGATCGCGATGGCCTTGGCGCTGGAGCCTGATATCCTGATCGCGGATGAGCCGACGACGGCGCTTGATGTTACCACCCAAGCGCAGATCCTCACGCTGATCGAAGACCTGCGCCGCAAGCGTGGCATGGCGGTCATTTTCATCACTCATGACTTTGGCGTGGTGGCCGATATCGCCGACCGGGTCATCGTCATGAAAAAGGGCGAAATCGTCGAAGCTGGTCCGGCCCAAGAGGTGCTGCTGAAACCCCAGCACCCCTACACCCGCGCCCTGATCGACGCGATCCCCCGGCTGACCCAGACCGACGCGCCCAAGCAGGTAGAGCGCGCGCCGCTGCTCAAGGTCGAAGGGCTGCAAAAGACCTTTTCGACCGGCTCTGGCACGCTCTTTGGCAAGCGCCGCGTGGTGAAAGCCGTGCAAGACGTGAGCTTTGAGCTCTACGCAGGTGAAACCATCGGCATCGTCGGAGAATCCGGTTCGGGCAAATCCACCGTCGGGCGTTGTCTGGTGCGTCTGCTCGATCCAGATGGGGGTCGGGTGCTGATGGATGACGTCGACATCGCCCATATGTCCGGCGCGGAATTGCGCGCGCAGCGGCGCAAGTTGCAGATGATCTTTCAAGACCCGTTCTCGTCGCTCAACCCGCGCGCCCGTGTCTCGCGTATCCTGACCGAAGGGCTGATCGCCTATGACACGCCGGTTAAAGAGGCAAAGGCCAAGGCGCGTGAACTGCTCGAGCTCGTCGGACTAGATGAAAGCGCGATGAAACGTTTCCCGCATGAGTTTTCAGGCGGGCAGCGGCAGCGTATCGGCATCGCCCGCGCGCTGGCGCTAGAGCCGTCGATCATCATCGCGGATGAGGCCGTCTCGGCGCTCGATGTATCCATTCAGGCGCAGGTGCTTGATCTGCTGGCCGAGTTGAAGACCCGGCTGAACCTATCAATGCTCTTTATCACCCACGACCTGCGGGTCGCGGCGCGGATCTGCGACCGGATCATCGTCATGCAAAAGGGCCAGATCGTCGAAGCCGGGCCGGTCAGCAAAGTGTTGCACGATCCCGATACCGCCTATACGCGCAGCCTGCTCGACGCTATTCCGGGGCAGGATTATGAACGCGCGCTGGCGGCTGCCGACTAG